The Polaribacter sp. Q13 sequence TTAAAAGAAAATTCTTCATAAAATATATAGAGGTTTTAAAGTGATCTTTTTCAGGTTCACTTTATTTAAGTATTGGTGCTAAAACGGTCAACACATTTTTAGCCAATATTTGATGTCCTTCTTTTGTTGGGTGAATACCATCTTTTTGATTTAAAGCTGAAATTCCACCTACATTTTCTAATAAAAAAGGAACTAAATGCAAATCGTTCTTTTTTGCCAAATCAGGAAACATATTTTTAAACTCGGTAGTGTAATCTTGTCCCATATTCGGTGGAATTTGCATTCCTACTAACACAATAATGGTATCCGGATATTTTGTTTTAACGGCATCTATAATATCTTGTAGATTTTCTTTAGACTGCTTTAACGGTACACCTCTTAAACCATCATTTGCACCCAATTCTAAAATAAAAATGGTTGGTTTTTGAT is a genomic window containing:
- a CDS encoding arylesterase codes for the protein MKNTQLLKHNNNITQKVFLKFCCISLLIFFISCKQDISKKATNTETTTSKTEVTKTNKEEVKTIVFFGDSLTAGFGLEDVNDAFPGIIQHKIDSLHLGYNIVNSGVSGETTSGGKNRIDWVLNQKPTIFILELGANDGLRGVPLKQSKENLQDIIDAVKTKYPDTIIVLVGMQIPPNMGQDYTTEFKNMFPDLAKKNDLHLVPFLLENVGGISALNQKDGIHPTKEGHQILAKNVLTVLAPILK